The following coding sequences lie in one Aricia agestis chromosome 10, ilAriAges1.1, whole genome shotgun sequence genomic window:
- the LOC121731320 gene encoding RPII140-upstream gene protein, with amino-acid sequence MLRTVVRLSPSFIPILTRSNEYDHNILQKSESAVEKTGWERVKDMFKKNEFDEPSKELHTIGQATTFGLFLGAMFGGVVKSRHAYITFIENNQATIFHSTKEAQKKLQDQVTLSFAKGAYHWGWRLGLFSGMFSFIATSISVYRDDSTIVEYVIAGAMTGALYKANLGTAAMLVGGLLGGVLSTVGGLVILGLLKISGLSMAEIRASLYRIREARQEQMNQGAEKTATEKHDDLTRHHDKIIEQKGAVKIEELP; translated from the exons ATGTTGAGAACAGTTGTAAGATTATCACCATCTTTTATTCCTATCCTTACAAGATCAAACGAATATGACCACAATATATTACAGAAAAGCGAGTCTGCAGTAGAGAAAACTGGTTGGGAGAGAGTAAAGGATATGTTTAAGAAAaa tgaATTTGATGAGCCGTCAAAAGAATTGCACACTATTGGTCAAGCAACCACATTTGGTCTTTTCTTGGGCGCAATGTTTGGGGGTGTTGTGAAATCTAGACATGCATACATAACATTCATCGAAAATAACCAGGCTACTATTTTTCATTCTACAAAAGAAGCACAA aaaaagttGCAAGACCAAGTGACACTATCATTTGCAAAAGGTGCTTACCACTGGGGATGGAGGCTTGGCTTGTTCTCCGGAATGTTTAG TTTTATAGCAACTTCGATATCAGTGTATAGAGACGACTCAACTATTGTGGAATATGTAATAGCTGGTGCCATGACGGGGGCACTATACAAGGCCAACTTGGGAACAGCTGCTATGCTCGTGGGTGGTCTTTTAG GTGGAGTTTTGAGTACTGTTGGTGGTTTAGTGATTTTAGGTTTACTCAAAATAAGTGGCTTATCAATGGCTGAGATAAGAGCAAGTCTATATAGGATAAGAGAAGCAAG acaaGAACAGATGAATCAGGGTGCAGAGAAAACAGCTACTGAGAAACATGACGATCTAACAAGACATCACGACAAAATAATAGAACAGAAAGGAGCAGTTAAGATTGAAGAGTTGCcatag